One window of the Burkholderiales bacterium genome contains the following:
- the cas2 gene encoding CRISPR-associated endonuclease Cas2 has protein sequence MLVIVAYDVSTETAAGRKRLRRVAKVCESIGQRVQKSVFECQVNQMQYEQMVRRLLAEIDEEEDNLRLYRLTEPVDCRVKEYGKFRAVDFQAPLVA, from the coding sequence ATGTTGGTGATCGTGGCTTACGATGTTTCGACCGAAACGGCTGCCGGCAGAAAGCGCTTGCGCCGCGTCGCAAAGGTATGCGAAAGCATCGGCCAGCGCGTACAAAAGTCGGTGTTTGAATGCCAGGTAAACCAGATGCAATACGAACAAATGGTACGGCGCCTACTCGCCGAAATCGATGAAGAGGAGGACAACCTGCGGCTCTATCGTTTGACCGAACCGGTCGATTGCCGTGTCAAGGAATACGGAAAATTTCGAGCAGTCGATTTCCAGGCCCCCTTGGTCGCCTGA